The following proteins come from a genomic window of Candidatus Saccharibacteria bacterium oral taxon 488:
- the nrdR gene encoding transcriptional repressor NrdR has protein sequence MSGFNIGDSRVIESREVSDGVAIRRRRETPDGRRFTTYERVEKPNLIVIKKNGSRELFDRVKLAHAVRQSVGKFLKSDEEVESIITAVEDKLYALGASEVPSRQIGEFVLDELAKRNEVAYVRFASVFQKFETLDDFVKILEQRRQKGQE, from the coding sequence ATGAGCGGATTTAACATTGGTGATAGCCGCGTGATCGAGTCGCGAGAGGTTTCTGATGGCGTGGCGATTCGCCGCCGCCGCGAGACGCCGGATGGACGGCGTTTCACTACGTATGAACGAGTAGAAAAGCCAAACCTCATTGTGATCAAGAAAAACGGTAGTCGTGAGCTGTTTGACCGAGTTAAGCTCGCGCATGCGGTGCGCCAGTCGGTTGGCAAATTTCTCAAGTCCGACGAGGAAGTCGAGTCGATTATTACGGCGGTTGAAGATAAATTGTATGCTCTGGGCGCCTCAGAGGTACCGTCGCGGCAGATCGGCGAGTTTGTGCTGGATGAATTAGCCAAGCGTAACGAGGTGGCGTACGTACGTTTTGCCAGCGTGTTTCAGAAGTTTGAGACGCTGGATGATTTCGTCAAGATATTGGAACAGCGTCGCCAGAAAGGACAAGAATAA
- a CDS encoding inositol monophosphatase: MVTNQQQEWLDFAKSVAHEAGNIMQKYFGKKPDAHLKADNTIVTIADEEINQLVIKRVAERYPSHDIDGEEASARRGSDYVWVCDPIDGTVPFAMELPVSVFSLALVIDGQPEVGVIYAPFSHHLYWAVRGQGAFMNGKQVYVNKRGFGRMTKMNVDWWPSAEWDVMRVIHELTYEKGAYVTAPGSATHAAALVARGEFAASVFAGTKGKNVDIAAAKVIVGEAGGKVTDLFGREQRYDQDICGAVLSNGIVHEEIVEAMRKLKE, encoded by the coding sequence ATCGTGACCAACCAACAACAAGAATGGCTTGATTTTGCAAAAAGTGTAGCGCACGAAGCGGGCAACATTATGCAAAAATATTTTGGTAAAAAACCGGACGCTCATCTCAAGGCGGACAACACAATTGTGACTATTGCCGATGAGGAAATCAACCAGCTTGTGATCAAGCGAGTAGCTGAGCGATACCCATCCCATGATATTGACGGTGAAGAAGCGAGTGCTCGCCGTGGCTCGGACTATGTGTGGGTGTGTGATCCGATTGATGGCACGGTGCCTTTTGCGATGGAGTTACCAGTATCGGTGTTCTCGTTAGCACTGGTAATTGATGGCCAACCGGAAGTCGGTGTGATTTATGCGCCGTTTAGTCATCATTTGTATTGGGCGGTGCGTGGCCAGGGTGCGTTTATGAATGGTAAACAGGTTTACGTAAATAAGAGGGGTTTTGGCAGAATGACTAAGATGAACGTGGATTGGTGGCCGAGTGCAGAGTGGGATGTTATGCGGGTGATTCACGAGTTAACGTACGAGAAGGGCGCATATGTTACAGCGCCAGGAAGCGCGACGCACGCAGCAGCCTTAGTGGCGCGCGGTGAGTTTGCGGCGTCAGTCTTCGCTGGTACGAAGGGTAAAAATGTTGACATTGCGGCAGCAAAAGTTATCGTCGGGGAAGCTGGCGGCAAGGTGACTGACCTTTTCGGCCGGGAGCAGCGGTATGATCAGGATATTTGCGGGGCGGTATTAAGCAATGGAATCGTTCATGAGGAGATAGTGGAGGCGATGAGGAAACTAAAAGAATGA
- a CDS encoding vitamin K epoxide reductase family protein, which translates to MFDMLRKWLSNKDSKRRQLAVLALLLGSGLGLLASFVLSIEALTLAKNSHAALNCDLNSVISCSAVANHWSATLLGFPNSFIGMMTLPVMVTIAVALLAGTKFPKWFMWGAQLGAVAGLLFAGWMFYMSYVEIGALCPWCLTLDAGMLLVCYGLTRYNVVTRMVGGRRMRKFVDRGFDTFLLALVTVVIVVVILATFGRELFV; encoded by the coding sequence ATGTTTGACATGCTGCGTAAGTGGCTCTCGAACAAAGATTCAAAACGCCGGCAGCTCGCGGTATTAGCGCTGCTGCTCGGCAGCGGTTTGGGCTTGTTGGCCTCGTTTGTACTGTCGATCGAGGCGCTGACGCTTGCTAAAAATTCGCATGCTGCATTGAACTGCGACTTGAATTCGGTGATAAGCTGTTCGGCGGTGGCAAACCATTGGTCGGCGACACTACTCGGCTTTCCTAATAGTTTTATCGGTATGATGACGCTGCCGGTGATGGTGACAATTGCGGTGGCGCTGCTAGCGGGCACGAAGTTTCCGAAGTGGTTTATGTGGGGCGCGCAGCTTGGCGCGGTGGCGGGCCTTCTGTTTGCTGGTTGGATGTTTTATATGAGTTATGTTGAGATTGGTGCGTTGTGTCCGTGGTGTTTGACGCTGGATGCGGGTATGCTGCTGGTCTGTTACGGACTGACGAGATATAATGTGGTGACTAGGATGGTTGGCGGTAGGCGTATGAGAAAATTTGTCGACCGGGGATTTGACACGTTCCTGTTGGCGCTAGTGACCGTTGTGATCGTTGTTGTTATTTTGGCAACATTCGGGCGTGAGCTATTTGTATAA
- the ftsA gene encoding cell division protein FtsA: MQEQSRYVVGIDVGTKIVRCVVGHIGESGLPNIVGVGVSENSGMRKGAVSNLTGPAAAIDKALEAAERMSGHHINAAALSVNGSHILSTKADGMIAVGMSGGEVTDEDVLRIEEVATTGKVPANREILEIVPHAYRLDGQDNIKDPVGMSGTRLELRANVVSGLTPYVANLRRSAEMANVTASSLTPSVLAAARAVLSESQIENGVAVIDIGGSTTGVAVFEEGDLQHVAVIPMGAQNVTNDVAIGLKTDPEIAEAVKLAHARLGGGKAGRVDTKYDKQVYTFEQSEIDEIVEARYEEIFELVAKELKRAGGIGRLPSGVVLVGGGAKVKDLVEFAKNSLGVAAKLGVPAGYAGVSDEANGPEFAAAIGLMLIDGAGAERAEHAQSKVGSVTKKAGGMISRLLARFK, encoded by the coding sequence ATGCAAGAACAATCTCGATATGTGGTAGGAATTGATGTTGGTACGAAGATCGTGCGCTGCGTGGTCGGACATATCGGGGAGTCGGGGTTGCCGAACATTGTTGGCGTTGGCGTCAGCGAGAATAGCGGTATGCGTAAAGGTGCGGTATCGAACTTGACGGGGCCAGCGGCAGCGATTGACAAGGCGCTCGAGGCGGCCGAACGCATGAGTGGTCATCATATTAATGCAGCGGCGCTGAGCGTCAATGGGTCGCACATTCTGAGCACCAAGGCCGATGGTATGATCGCGGTGGGGATGAGCGGCGGTGAAGTGACAGACGAGGATGTGCTGCGGATTGAAGAGGTAGCAACCACTGGGAAGGTGCCGGCGAATCGAGAGATTTTGGAGATTGTGCCGCATGCCTATCGGTTGGATGGGCAGGACAACATTAAGGATCCGGTGGGGATGAGCGGCACGCGTCTGGAACTACGAGCAAATGTGGTCTCGGGCTTGACGCCGTATGTGGCGAATTTACGCCGGTCGGCCGAGATGGCGAATGTCACTGCCTCGAGCCTGACACCGAGCGTGTTGGCAGCGGCGCGAGCGGTGCTCAGTGAGTCGCAGATTGAGAACGGCGTGGCGGTTATCGACATTGGCGGTAGCACGACCGGTGTGGCAGTATTTGAAGAGGGCGACTTGCAGCATGTGGCGGTGATCCCCATGGGGGCGCAGAATGTGACAAATGATGTGGCGATTGGGCTAAAGACTGACCCGGAGATCGCTGAGGCGGTCAAATTGGCGCACGCCCGGCTGGGCGGCGGTAAAGCTGGTCGCGTTGATACCAAATACGACAAACAGGTGTATACATTTGAACAAAGTGAGATTGATGAGATTGTCGAGGCGCGCTACGAGGAGATTTTCGAGCTGGTTGCCAAAGAGTTGAAGCGGGCCGGCGGTATCGGACGGCTGCCAAGTGGTGTGGTGCTGGTTGGTGGTGGCGCCAAGGTTAAGGATCTGGTCGAATTTGCGAAAAATAGCCTCGGCGTGGCGGCTAAACTAGGCGTGCCGGCAGGATATGCAGGCGTCAGCGACGAGGCGAATGGGCCGGAGTTTGCAGCGGCAATTGGTCTGATGCTCATTGACGGGGCAGGGGCCGAGCGGGCTGAGCACGCGCAGAGCAAAGTGGGTTCGGTGACAAAGAAAGCCGGCGGGATGATTAGTCGATTGCTAGCGAGGTTTAAGTAG
- a CDS encoding oxidoreductase, producing the protein MILLFGPPGAGKSMQGQMLAARQGWKWLSTGEMLRRSNDPVVIDILRSGELVGDELIYQVFEQAVQDARDKKYSNIIVDGFPRTKEQAAWLDEYMARMNEKIDTVISLEVPEAEIMRRLEKRGRLEDTPEAIARRMTIYRQKMYPVLGIFAEAGVRIVHLDGVGTAGEVHDRIYEEVAHACQL; encoded by the coding sequence ATGATCTTATTATTTGGGCCGCCGGGAGCTGGTAAAAGTATGCAGGGGCAGATGTTGGCGGCGCGTCAGGGCTGGAAGTGGCTGTCGACTGGCGAGATGCTGCGCCGCAGTAATGATCCGGTGGTGATCGATATTTTACGCTCGGGCGAGTTGGTGGGCGATGAATTGATTTACCAAGTGTTTGAACAGGCGGTGCAGGATGCGCGCGATAAGAAATATTCGAATATTATCGTTGATGGTTTTCCGCGGACGAAGGAGCAGGCGGCGTGGCTGGATGAGTACATGGCGCGGATGAATGAGAAGATTGATACAGTGATTTCACTGGAAGTGCCGGAGGCGGAGATTATGCGGCGGCTAGAAAAGCGCGGTCGGTTGGAGGATACGCCAGAGGCGATTGCCCGGCGAATGACGATTTATCGGCAAAAAATGTATCCGGTGTTGGGGATTTTTGCTGAGGCGGGGGTACGGATTGTCCATCTGGACGGTGTCGGGACGGCTGGCGAAGTGCATGACCGGATTTATGAAGAGGTAGCGCACGCATGTCAACTTTAA
- a CDS encoding ClbS/DfsB family four-helix bundle protein produces the protein MPIPAHKSALQHAIRHECAALWPLLEAAAPWADELVLPGQIKGTMMNPHQLASYLLGWATTVLEWGSAYHQTHMVPTIITTGYGAVAQKFYMQYADIAYSAVLTKLDETVAAIDQLIEQTSEDDLYRVVWYRTKTSGREYTMARIIELNTVAPLRNAHGRLRKAMEERG, from the coding sequence ATGCCGATACCAGCCCACAAGTCAGCCTTGCAGCACGCCATTCGCCACGAGTGTGCGGCGCTGTGGCCACTGCTCGAGGCAGCCGCTCCCTGGGCGGATGAGCTGGTGCTTCCGGGGCAGATAAAAGGCACGATGATGAATCCTCACCAGCTAGCCAGCTACCTACTAGGGTGGGCTACCACGGTGCTAGAGTGGGGCAGTGCATATCATCAGACTCATATGGTGCCGACGATTATTACCACTGGCTATGGTGCGGTAGCGCAAAAGTTCTATATGCAATATGCTGATATAGCGTATAGTGCCGTACTGACAAAGCTTGATGAAACGGTGGCAGCGATTGACCAACTGATCGAGCAGACATCAGAAGACGACCTCTACCGCGTCGTATGGTATCGGACGAAGACGAGCGGACGAGAGTATACTATGGCACGGATAATTGAGCTCAACACAGTCGCGCCATTGCGAAATGCACACGGTAGGTTGCGCAAGGCTATGGAGGAGAGAGGATGA
- a CDS encoding GNAT family N-acetyltransferase, giving the protein MKFKHGTRRRAAEYEKDWVQRWKDDQTFEKSVTQRPADNAYVFYDGPPFITGVPHHGTLLSSIVKDAVPRYHTMKGKRVERRWGWDCHGLPAENFVEKQMNIVDRRQIVTSSVKRVKLVNDFDNATKVITKVAGWMGQRGYGSSSWDVNNLTPDKLAEEFGRDNFYVAYDDDKLVGSVVISDKDSYNFFAGKKDKGTSVGYLYKMAVLPEFQKQGYANAMLKEAVRLSKQEGVKEIRIEVGEHQPKLVNLYERNGFQRVGEHISTETGVNWLLYSLEVSSYPDAVYNQLAPLDKDGNPLPTISLEKYITKARESMVANSETWQGVIDRIGRWVDFAGAYRTMDKNFMESVWWAFKQLYEAGKIYEGEKVLMYDTKFATPVSKAEVTMDNDAYQTVTDPSVYVKFKLDDEDAAVLAWTTTPWTLPANLMLAVNPEMTYCEVKVPKGTKNVFLLSGKHAYASREYYPQLKQQLEQQGYAVTIIDHVNPDSPDLAENVERLAQYDFANAHVVTHSLGAATFLKYLQDANVTVASLTMIAPAYGVSNSSDEQWKQESGYVGLAVDLAQVRRKIDRRPTIVYSDDAEVLNQGFAQLGTELDAVMQHEPGKGHFFATEKSLAPEITLPLSEKFILAEEALERTLQDEKHQSLDYDVLRTFPGSELVGKKYQPLDTGSTWPENDKIHTIYAADFVSHESGTGIVHIAPAYGEDDFELAKRHGISAFHVIDDNGYYTDTNYKGLEVWDNNKFIAKDLKEKGVVWKIEYIRHEYPFNPRSKQRIMYRAIPSWFFDIQGQKPLMLEQNENINWFPHHLKHGRFAKNIEQAPDWNLSRDRFWATAMPVWKGDQGTVKVVGSYAELKELSGVELEDYHRPWVDDITFTIEGETFTRIDKVLDCWFESGSMPFAQLHYPFENQAKFEQNYPADFIVEYIGQVRAWFYYVHAVNVALAEIGAFCEAGEQHKNAYSNVITTGVVAGNDGRKMSKSLGNFTDPNELMDKFSADSLRFLLLSSPLLNGEDFALHDKDVGDVARKLSMIWNMYDFFTMYAEVDGWEFDGEMKDPLSELTNPLDIWIVSRLHQLVAEVERHMDTYNIPDALSPILPLLDDASNWYVRRSRRRFWKSEDDGDKNDAYRTLHYVLVRLSYLLAPFTPFLAEELYHNLTGDDESIHLKDWLPAGEVNEQVLADMSRTRELINNGLSLRMKQDEHQASIKVRQPLQFAAYAGAKLAEYYEQIMAEELNVKEIRWIENLDEHLADYDVTEGAIKPESWIEISKHLTPELKREGLMREVIRHVQSARKKAGLQVDDRIMLQLTTSDEQLRQATDEHAEAIATETLAVFGEVHDNQSTVTVEGAELEIALVVVK; this is encoded by the coding sequence ATGAAATTCAAACACGGAACACGCCGCCGAGCGGCAGAATATGAAAAGGATTGGGTGCAGCGCTGGAAGGATGACCAGACGTTTGAAAAGTCGGTAACGCAGCGGCCGGCGGATAACGCCTATGTCTTTTATGATGGACCGCCGTTTATCACTGGGGTGCCGCATCACGGTACGCTGCTGAGCTCAATCGTTAAGGACGCGGTGCCGCGCTACCACACCATGAAGGGCAAGCGCGTGGAGCGCCGCTGGGGCTGGGACTGTCATGGCCTGCCGGCGGAGAATTTCGTCGAAAAACAGATGAATATTGTGGATCGGCGGCAGATTGTGACGAGTAGTGTCAAGCGAGTCAAACTGGTAAATGATTTCGATAACGCAACGAAGGTTATTACTAAAGTTGCTGGATGGATGGGGCAGCGAGGCTATGGTAGCAGTAGCTGGGATGTCAACAATCTAACGCCAGATAAATTAGCAGAAGAATTTGGGAGAGATAATTTTTATGTAGCTTACGATGACGATAAGTTAGTAGGGAGCGTCGTCATAAGTGACAAGGATAGTTATAATTTTTTTGCAGGCAAAAAGGATAAAGGCACATCGGTTGGTTATCTCTACAAAATGGCGGTACTGCCGGAATTCCAAAAGCAAGGTTATGCGAATGCAATGTTAAAAGAAGCTGTTCGCTTAAGTAAGCAGGAGGGGGTCAAAGAGATTCGTATAGAGGTTGGCGAGCATCAACCTAAATTGGTGAATTTGTATGAGCGCAATGGATTTCAAAGAGTTGGTGAGCATATTTCTACCGAAACAGGGGTTAACTGGTTGCTATATAGTCTCGAAGTGAGTAGTTATCCGGACGCTGTATATAATCAACTAGCGCCACTTGATAAAGACGGTAACCCACTGCCGACCATTAGCCTAGAAAAATACATCACCAAGGCGCGCGAAAGCATGGTGGCCAACAGCGAGACGTGGCAGGGCGTGATCGACCGCATCGGTCGCTGGGTGGACTTTGCGGGTGCCTACCGCACCATGGACAAGAACTTTATGGAGAGCGTCTGGTGGGCCTTCAAACAGCTGTATGAAGCCGGCAAAATTTACGAAGGTGAAAAGGTTTTGATGTACGACACCAAGTTCGCTACCCCTGTCAGCAAGGCTGAGGTGACTATGGACAACGATGCCTACCAAACGGTGACTGACCCGAGTGTGTATGTGAAGTTTAAGCTGGATGATGAAGACGCTGCTGTTTTGGCTTGGACGACCACCCCATGGACGCTGCCAGCCAACCTGATGCTGGCGGTCAACCCGGAGATGACGTACTGCGAAGTAAAGGTACCAAAGGGTACAAAAAATGTGTTCTTGCTCTCGGGTAAGCATGCCTACGCGTCACGTGAGTACTACCCGCAGCTGAAGCAGCAGCTTGAGCAACAGGGGTATGCGGTGACGATTATTGATCATGTCAACCCCGATAGTCCAGACTTAGCAGAAAATGTAGAGCGGTTGGCACAATATGACTTTGCCAATGCGCATGTGGTGACGCATTCGCTCGGTGCAGCGACGTTCTTGAAGTATCTGCAGGATGCTAATGTGACGGTTGCATCGCTGACGATGATCGCGCCAGCGTATGGTGTGTCGAATAGTAGTGATGAGCAATGGAAGCAAGAATCGGGCTATGTTGGCCTTGCGGTTGATCTTGCTCAGGTGCGACGGAAGATTGATCGGCGGCCAACTATTGTCTATTCGGACGATGCTGAGGTGCTTAACCAGGGTTTTGCGCAGCTTGGCACAGAGCTTGACGCAGTGATGCAACATGAACCCGGTAAGGGGCACTTCTTTGCGACGGAGAAGAGTTTGGCGCCAGAGATTACACTGCCGCTAAGTGAAAAGTTCATCCTTGCCGAAGAAGCCCTCGAGCGCACCCTGCAGGATGAAAAGCATCAGTCACTTGATTACGACGTGCTGCGTACTTTCCCAGGCAGTGAATTAGTGGGTAAAAAATACCAACCGCTCGATACCGGCTCTACTTGGCCAGAGAATGACAAGATTCACACCATCTACGCGGCGGATTTCGTGTCGCACGAGTCGGGTACGGGCATCGTGCACATCGCGCCGGCTTATGGTGAGGACGACTTTGAGCTGGCCAAGCGCCACGGCATTAGCGCCTTCCACGTCATCGATGATAACGGCTACTACACCGATACCAATTACAAAGGCCTCGAGGTGTGGGACAATAACAAGTTCATCGCCAAAGACCTGAAAGAAAAGGGTGTGGTGTGGAAGATTGAGTACATTCGTCACGAATACCCGTTCAACCCGCGTAGCAAACAGCGCATCATGTACCGGGCGATTCCGTCGTGGTTCTTCGACATCCAGGGGCAAAAGCCGCTGATGCTGGAGCAGAACGAGAATATCAATTGGTTCCCGCACCACCTCAAGCACGGTCGTTTTGCCAAGAACATTGAGCAAGCACCAGACTGGAACCTCAGTCGCGATCGCTTTTGGGCCACCGCCATGCCGGTGTGGAAGGGCGATCAAGGCACGGTGAAGGTGGTTGGCAGCTACGCAGAGCTCAAAGAGCTCAGCGGCGTGGAGCTCGAGGATTACCACCGCCCGTGGGTAGACGATATCACCTTTACGATTGAAGGCGAGACATTTACCCGCATTGATAAAGTGCTCGATTGCTGGTTCGAGAGCGGTAGTATGCCGTTTGCACAACTGCATTATCCGTTTGAAAACCAGGCCAAGTTTGAGCAGAATTACCCGGCGGACTTCATCGTTGAGTACATTGGCCAGGTGCGGGCGTGGTTCTACTATGTGCATGCCGTCAACGTTGCTTTGGCGGAAATTGGTGCCTTTTGCGAGGCGGGTGAGCAGCATAAAAACGCCTACAGCAACGTCATCACCACCGGTGTAGTGGCGGGCAATGACGGCCGCAAGATGAGTAAATCCCTGGGTAACTTTACTGATCCGAACGAGCTGATGGATAAGTTCAGTGCTGATTCCTTGCGCTTCCTGCTGCTGAGCAGTCCGCTGCTCAACGGTGAAGACTTTGCTTTGCATGATAAGGACGTGGGCGACGTGGCGCGCAAGCTCAGCATGATTTGGAATATGTATGATTTCTTCACCATGTACGCGGAAGTTGATGGCTGGGAGTTTGATGGTGAGATGAAAGATCCGCTGAGCGAGTTGACGAATCCGCTGGATATCTGGATCGTCAGTCGGCTGCATCAGCTAGTGGCAGAAGTTGAGCGTCACATGGATACCTACAATATCCCCGATGCACTCAGCCCTATTTTGCCATTACTCGACGATGCTTCCAACTGGTACGTTCGTCGCAGCCGCCGCCGCTTCTGGAAGTCTGAAGATGATGGCGATAAGAACGATGCCTACCGCACGCTGCATTATGTTCTGGTGCGCCTGAGCTACCTATTGGCGCCGTTTACACCGTTTTTGGCTGAGGAGTTGTATCATAATCTGACGGGTGATGATGAGTCGATTCATTTGAAGGATTGGTTGCCGGCGGGTGAGGTGAATGAGCAGGTGTTGGCCGACATGTCCCGTACGCGTGAATTGATCAACAATGGTCTTAGTTTGCGTATGAAGCAAGATGAGCATCAAGCATCAATTAAGGTTCGCCAACCGCTGCAGTTTGCGGCATATGCGGGTGCGAAATTGGCTGAGTATTACGAGCAGATTATGGCCGAGGAGCTAAATGTTAAGGAAATTCGCTGGATTGAGAATTTAGACGAGCACTTGGCGGACTATGATGTGACCGAGGGCGCGATCAAGCCAGAGAGTTGGATCGAAATTAGCAAGCACTTAACGCCCGAACTCAAACGCGAAGGTCTGATGCGTGAAGTCATTCGCCACGTCCAAAGCGCGCGCAAGAAGGCGGGATTGCAAGTGGACGATCGAATTATGCTGCAGCTGACGACGAGTGACGAGCAGCTCCGCCAAGCGACTGATGAGCATGCTGAGGCGATTGCTACTGAGACGCTGGCGGTGTTTGGCGAGGTGCATGACAACCAGTCGACAGTGACGGTTGAAGGGGCTGAGCTCGAGATTGCTCTTGTTGTTGTAAAATAG
- the map gene encoding type I methionyl aminopeptidase, with protein sequence MSTLITGEKTPQQMQDMRECGRMLATIYDELRRKVTAGMSELDVNEFVAGRIKDFGAEATYLTDEVKFPGVICVSTNEQLVHSFPTDYVFEKGDVVSFDLVIGYRGMKTDSAFTMVIDEEPRGAKKHLLHATEQSLYAGIDAISGEGTRVGDISAGVEAVLKRAKLGIIRELVGHGVGLEMHMSPEIPNYGRRGTGPVLHAGDTIAIEPMASLGSEKIVTEDDGWTISMKDGSLGAHFEHTVLITETGAEILTTL encoded by the coding sequence ATGTCAACTTTAATTACGGGTGAGAAAACGCCGCAGCAGATGCAGGATATGCGCGAATGTGGGCGGATGTTGGCGACGATTTATGACGAGTTGCGCCGGAAGGTAACGGCTGGCATGAGCGAGCTGGATGTTAATGAGTTTGTGGCTGGGCGAATTAAGGATTTCGGCGCGGAAGCAACGTATTTGACGGATGAGGTGAAATTCCCAGGGGTGATTTGCGTGTCGACCAATGAGCAATTGGTGCACTCGTTCCCGACAGACTATGTGTTTGAAAAGGGCGATGTGGTGAGTTTTGATCTGGTGATTGGCTACCGTGGCATGAAAACGGACAGTGCGTTTACTATGGTGATTGACGAAGAGCCGCGCGGCGCTAAGAAGCATTTGCTGCACGCGACAGAACAGAGTTTGTATGCGGGAATTGATGCGATTTCTGGCGAGGGAACGCGCGTTGGCGATATTTCGGCGGGCGTAGAAGCAGTGTTGAAGAGAGCCAAATTGGGTATCATTCGCGAGCTGGTTGGCCACGGTGTGGGGCTGGAAATGCACATGAGCCCGGAGATCCCAAATTATGGCCGGCGCGGTACCGGGCCGGTGCTGCACGCAGGTGACACGATTGCTATTGAGCCAATGGCCAGCCTCGGCAGTGAGAAAATTGTGACTGAGGACGACGGTTGGACGATTAGCATGAAGGATGGCAGCCTGGGTGCGCATTTTGAACATACTGTGTTGATTACTGAGACGGGTGCGGAGATTTTGACGACACTCTAG
- the ftsZ gene encoding cell division protein FtsZ, whose product MPQITPSEVQTFASIKVVGVGGAGGSAINRMKDAGLAGVQFIAMNTDAQALHNSKADVKIHLGHTTTNGLGAGADPMVGEAAANESREEIRQALEGADMVFVTIGAGGGTGSGAGHIVAEIAREMDILVVGVATRPFSFEGEKRRVNADWAITHLGRQVDTLITIPNDRLLQTIDRRTPLLETFKIADDVLRQGVQGISELITEHGLINLDFADVKAVMSRAGSALMGIGRADGENRAVQAAQQAIESPLIEVSIDGAKGVLFNVTGGYDMSMAEIQEAAEVITSAVSPDANIIFGATLKPELEDEVIITVIATGFDSETYHDHEVSLTSEASHESETEVDDEVVEGIDLELSEQSGATDFTAEQENNIWDQPAEDEADEDDTPAFLRRRKKNKEE is encoded by the coding sequence ATGCCGCAGATTACACCAAGTGAAGTTCAAACGTTTGCCAGTATCAAAGTTGTCGGTGTCGGTGGAGCTGGTGGTTCGGCCATCAATCGGATGAAAGATGCGGGGCTCGCTGGCGTGCAGTTTATCGCCATGAACACTGATGCTCAGGCGCTGCACAATTCCAAGGCAGATGTCAAGATTCATCTCGGGCACACTACCACCAATGGGTTGGGTGCCGGTGCTGATCCGATGGTTGGTGAGGCGGCAGCCAATGAGTCGCGCGAGGAGATCCGCCAGGCGCTCGAGGGTGCGGACATGGTGTTTGTGACGATTGGTGCTGGTGGTGGCACCGGATCGGGTGCTGGGCATATCGTGGCAGAGATTGCGCGCGAGATGGACATCCTGGTGGTTGGCGTGGCGACGCGGCCGTTTAGTTTTGAAGGCGAGAAGCGTCGGGTGAATGCAGACTGGGCAATTACTCACTTGGGCCGACAGGTTGATACTTTGATTACTATTCCGAATGACCGATTGCTGCAGACGATTGATCGGCGGACGCCGCTGCTCGAGACGTTCAAGATTGCTGACGACGTGCTGCGCCAGGGTGTGCAGGGTATTTCCGAGCTGATTACCGAGCATGGTTTGATTAATCTCGACTTTGCTGACGTCAAGGCGGTGATGAGTCGGGCTGGTTCGGCGCTGATGGGGATCGGTCGGGCCGATGGCGAGAACCGTGCGGTGCAGGCCGCTCAACAAGCAATCGAGAGTCCGCTGATCGAGGTGTCGATTGACGGCGCGAAGGGTGTGCTGTTTAACGTGACCGGCGGTTATGACATGAGCATGGCGGAGATTCAGGAGGCGGCTGAGGTAATTACCAGTGCGGTCAGTCCTGATGCCAATATTATCTTTGGAGCGACGCTCAAGCCAGAACTCGAAGACGAGGTGATCATCACGGTTATCGCCACCGGGTTTGATAGTGAGACCTATCATGATCACGAGGTGAGTTTGACGAGTGAAGCGTCGCATGAATCAGAGACTGAAGTTGATGATGAGGTGGTTGAAGGGATTGATCTGGAGCTCAGTGAGCAGAGCGGAGCGACGGACTTTACGGCTGAGCAGGAAAATAACATCTGGGATCAGCCAGCTGAGGATGAGGCGGACGAAGATGATACGCCAGCCTTCCTTCGCCGCCGCAAAAAGAACAAGGAGGAATAA
- a CDS encoding GatB/YqeY: MSALKARIADEMKAALLGRHRFRGDVLRSLKAAILNEEVSLGKRDEGLSDTEVEKVIAREVKKRKESATLYRANGRAELAESEEKEAAILQEFLPKQLSEDEIRVMVEAAVADLGATMQQMGQVIGAVKTKAGNAADGALIAKITKETLAK; encoded by the coding sequence ATGTCGGCGCTGAAAGCGCGTATTGCTGATGAGATGAAAGCCGCTCTTCTAGGGCGGCATCGCTTTCGGGGTGATGTCCTGCGTAGTTTGAAGGCGGCAATTCTTAATGAGGAGGTGTCGCTCGGTAAGCGCGACGAGGGTTTGAGTGATACAGAAGTCGAGAAAGTTATTGCCCGCGAAGTCAAAAAACGTAAAGAAAGTGCCACGTTATACCGAGCAAATGGCCGGGCGGAACTAGCCGAGTCAGAGGAGAAAGAGGCGGCAATTTTACAGGAATTTTTACCTAAACAGCTGAGCGAGGACGAGATTCGGGTAATGGTCGAGGCAGCGGTTGCTGATTTGGGTGCGACGATGCAGCAGATGGGTCAGGTGATTGGCGCGGTGAAGACTAAAGCCGGCAATGCGGCTGACGGCGCCTTGATTGCGAAAATTACCAAAGAAACGCTAGCAAAATAA